From the Saccharobesus litoralis genome, one window contains:
- a CDS encoding ribbon-helix-helix domain-containing protein, translating to MARINARLDDEYMAKLERLKSQMHTSTTEVLKLAIDDLYETQLNQKQAKLQALLNSDFVGCGEAEADLSSHYKSYLNSDLSKKHDNR from the coding sequence ATGGCAAGAATTAATGCAAGGTTAGATGACGAATACATGGCTAAGTTGGAAAGGTTAAAAAGCCAAATGCACACATCGACTACAGAAGTTTTAAAATTGGCAATTGACGATTTATATGAAACGCAACTCAATCAGAAACAAGCAAAATTACAAGCATTGCTTAATAGTGACTTTGTTGGGTGTGGTGAAGCCGAGGCTGACTTGTCGAGTCATTATAAATCTTACTTAAATTCAGACCTTTCCAAAAAACATGATAATCGCTGA
- a CDS encoding type II toxin-antitoxin system VapC family toxin — MIIADSSYWLALANTRDQYHQIVLAKTVSLNDTLITTWPVLTETCHLLLSRMGVHAQVKFIQQVEQFADLFVLEPKHLIRCSQLMEQYQNLPMDLTDASLVVLAENLGEGKILSTDRRDFNAYRWNNQHPFQNVLFD, encoded by the coding sequence ATGATAATCGCTGATAGCAGTTATTGGCTGGCTTTGGCCAACACCAGAGATCAGTACCATCAAATCGTGCTAGCCAAAACCGTATCGTTGAACGATACCTTAATTACCACTTGGCCAGTGTTAACTGAAACATGCCATTTATTACTTTCACGAATGGGTGTTCATGCGCAAGTTAAATTTATTCAGCAAGTAGAGCAATTTGCCGATTTATTTGTGCTAGAGCCGAAACATTTAATACGATGCTCTCAGTTGATGGAACAATATCAAAACTTACCTATGGATTTAACCGATGCCTCTTTGGTGGTATTAGCGGAAAATTTAGGGGAGGGGAAAATATTGTCGACAGACAGACGAGACTTCAACGCATATAGGTGGAATAACCAGCATCCATTTCAAAATGTGTTGTTTGACTAA
- a CDS encoding DUF418 domain-containing protein: MDVTHPARIAHLDILRGIAVLGILFMNITAMGIFELGYVHFDPVLTSDQIIIAFKALLMDGRFRSLFCLLFGVGLYLQYSRLIKQGLTEKQVQAILKSRLNWLLLFGFIHCTFIWPGDILMFYALGGWFVIKRLNRPAEQVIKLGIQLFAISLFIMAADVLLNAEFTQSYSRQSPQFLDNYALWTSGYLNQFIEQVTLALIYFITFPLLSLCYIAGIMLIAAGLYKQGLLSKGFDKIRVKQLLVITLGMSSIDILILLLVPSSQQISAYVLGSVSGLCMALLIWHWLAIQSPHSKLLAFLSPLKSVGRLAFSLYILQSITMVILFRWLMPEWNKTFGQVEFMLVCSLYTAVQILVANWYLQHYSAGPLEKLWRHLATKKLIKETQKQQAATQKMPETL, translated from the coding sequence ATGGACGTTACTCACCCAGCTCGCATAGCCCATCTCGATATACTGCGAGGCATTGCAGTCTTAGGTATTTTATTTATGAATATCACGGCAATGGGGATATTTGAATTAGGATATGTTCACTTTGATCCTGTTTTAACTAGCGACCAGATCATCATTGCATTTAAAGCGTTGCTAATGGATGGCCGATTCAGAAGTCTTTTTTGTTTGCTATTTGGCGTGGGCTTGTACCTGCAATACAGCCGACTAATTAAACAAGGCTTAACAGAAAAACAAGTGCAAGCGATTTTAAAATCACGCCTAAACTGGTTACTACTATTCGGCTTTATCCATTGCACATTCATTTGGCCAGGCGACATTCTTATGTTTTACGCTCTAGGCGGCTGGTTTGTTATCAAACGCTTAAATCGTCCCGCCGAGCAAGTAATAAAATTGGGCATTCAATTATTCGCGATTAGCTTATTCATAATGGCTGCCGACGTACTATTAAACGCCGAATTCACACAAAGCTACAGCCGCCAATCACCTCAATTTTTAGACAACTACGCATTGTGGACCAGTGGCTATCTCAACCAATTCATTGAACAAGTCACACTAGCACTGATCTATTTTATAACCTTTCCCCTACTCAGCTTGTGCTACATTGCCGGTATTATGCTGATTGCCGCCGGTTTATATAAGCAAGGGTTACTAAGCAAAGGCTTTGACAAGATAAGAGTAAAACAATTGCTGGTTATTACCCTTGGTATGTCGAGCATAGACATACTCATTTTACTGCTTGTACCCAGCAGCCAACAAATTTCTGCCTACGTATTAGGCAGTGTTTCTGGGCTTTGCATGGCATTACTCATTTGGCATTGGCTAGCTATACAATCACCGCACTCAAAATTACTCGCCTTTTTATCACCACTAAAATCCGTTGGCCGACTCGCGTTTAGTTTATACATACTGCAATCCATCACCATGGTGATATTGTTTAGGTGGCTAATGCCAGAGTGGAATAAAACCTTTGGCCAGGTTGAATTTATGCTGGTTTGCAGCCTATACACAGCTGTACAAATCTTGGTTGCTAACTGGTATTTACAACACTATAGCGCTGGACCTTTAGAAAAACTATGGCGCCATTTAGCCACTAAAAAGTTGATAAAAGAAACGCAAAAACAACAAGCCGCAACACAAAAAATGCCAGAAACCTTGTAA
- a CDS encoding EAL and HDOD domain-containing protein, giving the protein MYGYIARQPILDGDHQVRAYELLFRSGYNNTFPVANAQQATHRLVEQSGLEQDFEAFTNGKIAHINFNQDSLGDNFPSWLPSHQVVIEVSANLPVTYELRESLRSLQEQGFIIALDDYSFQEAAEPLLDVVRLVKINIAETPIKQLPALMPQLQNRLFSYIATRVESYEQFEALKSLGFKFFQGYYFAKPEVIQTKSLPSSKANLVDLIAESSKAELNLARINEIMQHDVSLSYKLLRFVNSPVFSNTQPVGSIRHALNYLGQNEVKKFIALVAMANLSQDKPQQLLALSIVRARFCQGISELMGDQVNPPKAFLTGLFSLVDAILDQQLIDIMRKLPILHEIKIALVKREGRLAEYVRLVEYYEQGQWDDMLDLVEDELDIEMDDVHEHYTAALEWANNFPYQQAG; this is encoded by the coding sequence ATGTACGGATATATTGCGCGACAACCCATACTAGACGGCGACCATCAAGTAAGAGCTTACGAGCTTTTATTTCGCAGTGGTTACAACAATACTTTTCCTGTTGCCAATGCGCAGCAGGCCACGCACCGATTAGTTGAACAAAGTGGTTTAGAACAGGATTTCGAAGCCTTCACTAACGGTAAAATTGCCCATATTAATTTTAACCAAGACTCGCTAGGCGACAATTTCCCATCTTGGCTGCCTTCCCATCAGGTGGTGATCGAAGTGTCAGCCAATTTACCGGTCACTTACGAGCTCAGAGAGTCTTTACGTTCACTGCAAGAACAAGGGTTTATCATTGCGTTAGATGACTACAGTTTTCAAGAAGCCGCCGAACCTTTATTAGACGTAGTACGTTTAGTCAAAATTAATATTGCTGAAACCCCGATTAAGCAACTACCGGCACTGATGCCACAACTGCAAAATAGATTATTTAGCTACATTGCTACTCGGGTCGAATCTTACGAACAATTTGAGGCGTTAAAATCTTTAGGCTTTAAGTTTTTTCAGGGGTATTACTTCGCCAAACCCGAAGTCATTCAAACCAAATCACTACCGTCTTCTAAAGCCAATTTAGTTGACCTAATTGCAGAGTCCTCCAAAGCCGAATTAAATCTAGCGCGCATAAATGAAATAATGCAACACGATGTTTCTTTGTCGTACAAGCTACTGCGCTTTGTTAACAGCCCAGTGTTTAGCAACACTCAACCGGTTGGCTCTATTCGCCATGCATTAAATTATCTCGGGCAAAATGAGGTTAAAAAATTTATTGCCCTAGTGGCGATGGCAAATTTAAGCCAAGATAAACCCCAGCAATTACTGGCATTAAGCATTGTTAGAGCCCGTTTTTGTCAAGGTATAAGTGAATTAATGGGCGACCAAGTCAACCCACCTAAAGCATTTTTAACAGGCTTATTTTCGTTGGTAGACGCCATCCTCGACCAGCAATTGATCGACATTATGCGAAAATTACCCATTTTGCATGAGATAAAAATAGCCTTAGTCAAACGTGAAGGCCGCCTAGCCGAGTACGTTCGTTTAGTTGAATATTATGAGCAAGGGCAATGGGACGATATGCTAGATCTAGTCGAAGATGAATTAGATATTGAAATGGACGATGTGCACGAGCACTACACCGCGGCACTAGAATGGGCGAACAACTTCCCTTATCAACAAGCGGGTTAA
- a CDS encoding insulinase family protein, giving the protein MITKSPNDTRQYRHIRLQNHLDVVLIHDKQSHKSAASMVVNAGHFDDPKNCLGLAHFIEHMLFLGTESFPEADAYQNYISQHGGHHNAWTGSEHTNFYLDINSDAFAGALERFSQFFICPLFNPEYINKERNAIESEFELKRKDDLRRLYEVHKETSNPEHPFSRFSVGNLQTLVDRPEISLRQQLQQFFDKNYLANRMKLVLAGKQSLDELAELAQRYFDKIKTSGETKPPISSPIYQAEHQQCGIQVQTLREANQIILSFAFEPIQHRYRDKSISYLGYILGREDKGSLFAYLREQGLVNGLSAGSGVDASNFKDFNISIQLTQLGKHNIEQICYVVFAYIKFAQSQPVANYIYHEKQQLAALAFNYQEQTKLLDAVSAIAQKMHYVAIEDLLVSDYLMQGLDTDWLTEHWQKLTPTNMRLIQLSDQTLEQAQISQWYNAPYQHRAFDSELVEVWQQADYQQLPDCNFQMPSPNPYVPERTEPLEVEHDFASINPIKLVDETGLKLWYKQDERFATPKSHIYVSLDMQQAQGSIYNVAMTRLYIEVLLDKIDTDLYHAAAAGMSYHIYPHQAGLTLHISGFADKQQALLGDILSALQINSFSVKRFNEVKRQLQQSWRNSNKGKPVSKLFSRLNALLQNNQYMSVDMAQAIDPITQQDFSHFAQTLFDSVHCEAFIYGDVQMSSAHKIHALLNDFILANKHAIAEVPRNVHLLPQQQCELTCEDDHPDHSLILYYQAADASNFSAALLTLANHIISPAFFHQLRTEKQLGYMLGTGYMPINQQPGFIAYVQSNTTEPQAICQAIDDFFATLPEQLNSMETQHFASLKTNLSQQLLEKDSSLRITAQRFWLAIGLKDHEFNRKQAIAEQVEKIELQQLVEFVTHSLICQANCARLVLSSSPMAHSNNDNSVVVLQNDNHFKEITKSITF; this is encoded by the coding sequence TTGATCACAAAAAGTCCAAATGACACGCGTCAATACCGTCATATTCGACTGCAAAACCACCTGGATGTGGTTCTGATCCATGACAAGCAAAGTCATAAATCAGCTGCTTCCATGGTGGTAAATGCCGGCCATTTTGATGACCCCAAAAACTGTTTGGGTTTAGCTCACTTTATTGAGCACATGCTATTTTTAGGCACAGAGTCCTTTCCAGAAGCAGATGCTTACCAAAACTATATTAGCCAACACGGTGGCCATCACAATGCGTGGACAGGCAGTGAACACACAAACTTTTACCTAGACATTAACAGCGATGCTTTTGCCGGTGCGCTTGAACGCTTTAGTCAATTTTTTATCTGTCCGTTATTCAACCCCGAATATATCAATAAAGAACGCAACGCGATCGAATCAGAATTTGAACTAAAACGAAAAGACGATTTACGGCGATTATACGAAGTTCATAAAGAAACCAGTAACCCCGAGCATCCATTCAGCCGGTTTTCAGTGGGTAATTTACAAACTTTAGTTGACCGGCCAGAAATCAGCTTACGCCAACAGCTACAACAATTTTTCGATAAAAATTACCTCGCTAACCGCATGAAACTCGTGCTCGCGGGTAAGCAATCGCTGGATGAGTTAGCCGAATTAGCGCAACGCTATTTTGACAAGATCAAAACCAGTGGCGAAACCAAACCACCTATAAGTTCACCTATCTACCAAGCTGAACATCAGCAATGTGGTATTCAGGTACAAACGTTACGCGAAGCAAACCAAATTATTTTATCCTTTGCCTTCGAACCCATCCAACATAGATACCGAGACAAAAGTATCTCCTATCTTGGATACATTTTAGGTCGAGAGGACAAAGGCAGTTTATTTGCCTATTTACGAGAACAAGGTCTTGTCAATGGGTTATCGGCAGGTAGTGGTGTCGATGCTTCTAACTTTAAAGATTTTAATATCAGCATTCAGTTAACCCAATTGGGTAAACATAATATTGAACAGATCTGCTATGTTGTGTTTGCTTATATTAAGTTTGCTCAAAGCCAACCCGTAGCTAACTATATTTACCATGAAAAACAGCAATTGGCGGCACTTGCTTTTAATTATCAAGAACAAACTAAGCTATTAGATGCTGTAAGCGCAATAGCGCAAAAAATGCATTACGTCGCTATTGAAGACTTATTGGTTAGCGATTATTTAATGCAAGGGCTAGATACCGATTGGCTTACCGAGCATTGGCAAAAGCTCACGCCAACCAATATGCGACTGATTCAATTGTCTGATCAAACCCTTGAGCAGGCCCAAATTAGTCAATGGTACAACGCCCCCTATCAACACAGGGCCTTTGACAGTGAACTAGTCGAAGTTTGGCAACAAGCCGATTACCAACAATTGCCAGATTGTAACTTCCAAATGCCCTCACCTAACCCCTACGTTCCTGAACGCACAGAGCCGCTAGAGGTTGAACACGACTTTGCCAGCATCAACCCAATAAAGCTAGTTGACGAAACCGGCTTAAAGCTATGGTACAAACAGGATGAGCGCTTTGCTACCCCGAAAAGCCATATTTACGTATCGCTAGATATGCAACAAGCCCAAGGCAGTATTTACAATGTCGCGATGACCCGCTTATACATTGAAGTATTGTTAGATAAAATCGATACCGATTTATATCACGCTGCGGCGGCTGGCATGAGCTATCACATCTATCCACATCAAGCTGGGCTTACGCTACACATATCGGGTTTTGCCGACAAACAACAAGCATTGCTGGGCGATATATTATCGGCCCTACAAATCAACTCATTTTCAGTTAAACGCTTTAACGAGGTCAAACGGCAGTTGCAACAAAGCTGGCGTAATAGCAATAAAGGAAAACCCGTATCTAAACTGTTCAGCCGATTAAATGCCCTACTGCAAAACAACCAATATATGTCGGTCGACATGGCGCAAGCCATTGACCCAATAACACAACAAGACTTTAGTCACTTTGCTCAAACCCTGTTTGACTCTGTTCACTGTGAAGCCTTTATATACGGTGATGTGCAAATGAGCAGCGCTCATAAAATACATGCTTTGCTGAATGACTTCATTTTAGCTAACAAGCACGCAATAGCTGAAGTGCCGCGCAATGTCCACTTATTGCCACAACAACAATGTGAACTCACATGTGAGGATGATCATCCAGACCATAGCCTAATACTTTATTACCAAGCAGCCGATGCCAGCAATTTTTCAGCGGCATTGCTGACACTGGCTAATCACATTATTTCTCCGGCGTTTTTTCATCAACTACGCACAGAAAAGCAACTGGGTTACATGTTAGGAACAGGCTATATGCCCATCAACCAACAACCTGGATTTATTGCCTATGTGCAATCGAACACAACCGAACCACAAGCAATTTGTCAGGCAATAGACGATTTTTTTGCGACATTGCCCGAACAATTAAATAGTATGGAAACGCAACATTTTGCTAGTTTAAAAACCAATTTATCGCAGCAATTGCTAGAAAAAGATTCTAGCCTGCGCATTACAGCCCAGCGATTTTGGTTGGCAATAGGCCTTAAAGATCACGAATTTAATCGTAAACAAGCCATAGCAGAACAAGTTGAAAAAATAGAATTACAACAACTGGTCGAATTTGTGACCCACAGCCTGATTTGCCAAGCAAACTGCGCTAGACTGGTACTCAGTTCAAGCCCTATGGCACATAGCAATAACGACAACTCAGTCGTTGTGTTGCAAAACGACAATCACTTTAAAGAAATAACAAAAAGTATCACATTTTAA
- the sixA gene encoding phosphohistidine phosphatase SixA, with protein sequence MQLVIVRHGEAEPFCQDDSSRQLTVRGIHEASCTGKWLNTFGANFDVALVSPFIRAQQTWQQMQSSNITAKQVHTLADITPESDPELAESVIRAYADGAEKVLVVSHLPLVSYLVERFTQSFGPIFATGAGAVIILQDWQGVGEMSDFKAPFEMAC encoded by the coding sequence ATGCAGTTAGTTATTGTTCGACATGGTGAAGCCGAACCATTTTGCCAAGATGATTCTAGTCGCCAGCTTACCGTTCGTGGCATTCACGAAGCCAGTTGCACTGGCAAGTGGTTAAACACCTTTGGCGCTAATTTTGATGTTGCCTTGGTCAGCCCATTTATCCGTGCGCAGCAAACTTGGCAGCAAATGCAATCCTCTAATATTACGGCGAAACAGGTGCATACCTTAGCAGATATCACCCCAGAGTCTGATCCAGAGCTGGCCGAATCGGTTATTCGCGCTTATGCTGATGGTGCTGAAAAAGTGCTGGTGGTTTCTCACTTACCCTTGGTGAGTTATTTAGTTGAGCGTTTTACTCAATCATTTGGCCCCATTTTCGCGACGGGTGCTGGAGCCGTTATTATCCTGCAAGATTGGCAAGGTGTTGGTGAAATGTCTGATTTTAAAGCGCCATTTGAAATGGCATGTTAA
- a CDS encoding helix-turn-helix domain-containing protein, translating into MPIIVNLDVMLAKRKMRSNELAKLIDITPQNLSVLKSGRAKAIRFETLNKICQVLDCQPGDILAFEEGED; encoded by the coding sequence ATGCCAATCATAGTCAATTTAGATGTCATGTTGGCCAAACGAAAAATGCGTTCCAACGAGTTAGCAAAATTAATTGATATTACACCGCAAAACTTGTCCGTTTTAAAAAGTGGCCGTGCTAAAGCGATCCGCTTTGAAACACTAAACAAAATTTGTCAGGTATTAGATTGCCAACCAGGGGATATTTTAGCGTTTGAAGAAGGTGAAGACTAA
- a CDS encoding DUF2975 domain-containing protein, protein MEPIGKVEYAKIEKVSRLLIPIMYMVLVSVVVILVGLSISLFTSPTVNSSEFSLLTDKHLGELNINFSHDDLQAGLATWADKIAIFSVLCFVAAFILPGAWSCISLLRLFNQQQVFCQAAVKLARKIAQLYLSFLVVSYITSLLASTVLLNDLNIRISLPTHLVILGLLWMFVWILEIGTTLHEDNKLTV, encoded by the coding sequence ATGGAACCTATAGGTAAAGTAGAATACGCAAAGATTGAAAAAGTCAGTCGGTTATTGATCCCTATTATGTACATGGTACTAGTGAGTGTGGTGGTTATCTTAGTCGGTTTAAGTATCAGCTTATTCACTAGCCCCACAGTCAATAGCAGTGAATTTAGTTTACTGACCGACAAACACCTAGGTGAGCTTAATATCAATTTTAGTCATGACGACTTGCAAGCCGGCTTAGCCACATGGGCTGATAAAATAGCGATATTCTCAGTATTGTGCTTTGTAGCTGCGTTTATTTTGCCAGGAGCATGGAGTTGTATCAGTTTGTTAAGGCTGTTTAACCAACAACAAGTGTTTTGCCAAGCCGCTGTGAAACTTGCCAGAAAAATAGCTCAGCTTTATTTAAGCTTTTTAGTAGTGAGCTATATCACCAGTTTGCTTGCCAGTACCGTATTACTTAATGACCTAAATATAAGAATTAGCTTACCAACGCATTTAGTCATACTCGGGTTGCTTTGGATGTTTGTTTGGATACTAGAAATAGGTACCACGTTACATGAAGACAACAAACTTACGGTATAA
- a CDS encoding glycoside hydrolase family 2 TIM barrel-domain containing protein: MRLGVITKLRSYLCVLLISSFSIVCGQAIAKDISDFNFDWRFQLYENIYDTKQQAAYQHNYDDSNWSVVQVPHDWAVPLPYTDEKGAASSGFKAGGVGWYRKSFVLGKENQNKVVWLEFDGIYNNSDVWINGHHVAERPYGYSSFSAELTPYLLFDGQPNVVSVRVNRTSYADSRWYTGSGIYRNVRLVKADKIYIPQWGIQVSTPNIYDDLAKVKVQTTINAQAHQGQEAKLHIEIFDEQNQRVAQQTAYVDLAHQTNVVTEVEVRDPQLWALESPTLYHAKVSIYKNDGFFSSYKLIGDDKTRFGIRTIKFDANKGFLLNGKQTKIKGVNLHHDAGAVGVAVTKEMWRYRLNKLKSVGVNAIRMSHNPHSPELMELCDEMGFLVNAEIFDDWDRTKKKSKIRLGDNAVSGDAGRSYDEYFKQWAERDAKDAVRRDFNHPSVIMWSIGNEIEWTYPYYPKSATHAEDGTDYYTEAPDYTPERIRKNLKKHNPDSIDNLPIVSNMLRGFVKEIDTTRPVTAGLVQPSVGFTSGYTDTLDVVGFNYRAPEYEVAHKTNPDAIIYGSENWGAWREWRDVKDKDYVAGIFIWTGFAYKGESGPLPKMGLEISLFDFLGNKTPRGHFFETIWRSEPKIYLGTTAASQSEFSYSETDGWTFTARKYPKGVWAPIRNWEWYDIEEKWKYADGESIVVQSYTNTEEAELFLNGQSLGRKSLKAFDEDRVIKWLVPYQAGELKVVGYNQGKAVTEDMINTHGQLASIDLVADKPEMQADSYDAIQLHVTLLDAKGNRLFDDEQKVEFEVTGSFGQTFVDNGSEFNVGDVLADSVTSHKGRAGILIQSSTQAGDIRVVAKVGTVKSQPLILKVK; the protein is encoded by the coding sequence ATGCGCTTGGGTGTTATAACAAAGTTGCGTAGTTATTTATGCGTGTTGCTGATTTCCAGCTTCTCTATTGTCTGTGGTCAGGCTATTGCAAAAGACATATCTGACTTTAATTTTGATTGGCGTTTTCAGTTGTATGAGAATATTTATGACACCAAGCAGCAAGCTGCGTATCAGCATAATTATGACGATTCAAATTGGTCTGTTGTGCAAGTACCACATGATTGGGCAGTACCATTACCTTATACCGATGAAAAAGGCGCGGCGAGTTCTGGTTTTAAAGCTGGCGGTGTAGGCTGGTATCGTAAGTCGTTTGTATTGGGTAAAGAAAACCAAAATAAGGTTGTGTGGTTAGAGTTTGACGGTATTTACAATAATTCAGATGTTTGGATTAACGGTCATCATGTGGCTGAAAGACCTTACGGTTATTCGAGTTTTTCGGCAGAGTTAACTCCATATTTGTTATTTGACGGCCAACCTAATGTAGTGTCTGTTCGCGTTAATCGTACGAGTTATGCCGATTCTCGTTGGTATACAGGCTCGGGTATTTATCGAAATGTGCGCTTAGTTAAAGCAGATAAAATTTATATTCCGCAGTGGGGTATTCAAGTTTCAACACCCAATATTTACGATGACTTGGCTAAGGTTAAAGTTCAAACAACAATTAACGCACAAGCGCATCAAGGACAGGAAGCTAAGTTACACATTGAAATTTTTGATGAACAAAATCAACGAGTCGCACAACAAACAGCTTATGTTGATTTAGCGCATCAAACCAATGTTGTTACTGAAGTTGAAGTGCGTGATCCGCAGTTATGGGCGCTTGAATCACCGACTTTGTACCACGCTAAAGTGTCGATTTACAAAAATGATGGATTCTTTTCGTCGTATAAATTAATCGGTGACGACAAAACAAGATTCGGTATTCGCACAATTAAGTTCGATGCGAACAAAGGCTTTTTGCTAAATGGTAAGCAAACTAAAATTAAAGGTGTTAACTTACATCATGATGCGGGCGCTGTTGGTGTGGCAGTGACTAAAGAGATGTGGCGCTATCGTTTAAATAAATTAAAAAGCGTGGGGGTTAATGCCATTCGTATGTCGCACAATCCACATTCTCCTGAACTAATGGAGCTGTGTGACGAAATGGGCTTTTTAGTGAATGCTGAAATTTTTGACGACTGGGACAGAACCAAGAAAAAGAGCAAAATTCGTTTAGGAGATAATGCGGTTTCTGGCGATGCGGGTCGCTCATACGATGAGTATTTTAAGCAATGGGCCGAGCGTGACGCTAAAGATGCTGTACGTCGTGATTTTAACCATCCGTCAGTGATTATGTGGAGTATAGGTAATGAAATTGAGTGGACTTATCCATACTATCCTAAGTCAGCTACGCATGCCGAAGATGGTACTGATTATTATACTGAAGCACCAGATTACACGCCTGAGCGAATTCGCAAAAACTTAAAGAAACACAACCCAGATAGCATAGATAACTTACCTATCGTTTCTAATATGCTGCGTGGCTTTGTTAAAGAAATTGATACAACCCGCCCAGTCACTGCAGGTTTAGTGCAACCCTCGGTTGGATTCACCTCGGGTTACACTGATACATTAGATGTTGTTGGCTTTAATTATCGCGCGCCTGAATATGAAGTAGCCCATAAGACTAACCCAGATGCCATTATTTACGGCTCTGAAAACTGGGGTGCATGGCGCGAATGGCGCGATGTAAAAGACAAAGACTATGTGGCAGGTATCTTTATTTGGACAGGTTTTGCTTATAAAGGTGAATCGGGTCCGTTACCTAAGATGGGGTTAGAGATTTCGTTGTTTGACTTCTTAGGCAATAAAACCCCACGAGGTCATTTCTTTGAAACCATCTGGCGTAGCGAGCCTAAAATTTATTTAGGTACGACGGCCGCAAGCCAATCAGAGTTTAGTTATTCAGAAACTGACGGTTGGACATTTACAGCGCGTAAGTATCCTAAAGGTGTGTGGGCGCCGATCCGTAATTGGGAATGGTACGATATTGAAGAAAAATGGAAGTACGCTGATGGCGAGTCAATTGTTGTTCAAAGCTATACCAATACTGAAGAAGCCGAACTGTTTTTAAATGGCCAATCGCTAGGTCGAAAGTCATTAAAGGCGTTTGATGAAGATCGTGTGATCAAGTGGCTAGTGCCTTATCAAGCCGGTGAGCTTAAGGTGGTAGGTTACAATCAAGGTAAAGCGGTAACTGAAGATATGATTAATACGCATGGTCAATTGGCGTCAATCGATTTAGTCGCAGACAAACCTGAAATGCAGGCTGATAGCTACGATGCAATTCAATTACATGTAACTTTGTTGGATGCAAAAGGCAATCGACTATTTGATGATGAGCAAAAGGTTGAGTTTGAGGTAACAGGTTCTTTTGGTCAGACATTTGTTGATAATGGTTCTGAGTTCAATGTGGGTGATGTACTTGCCGATTCAGTGACAAGCCATAAAGGTCGTGCGGGAATATTGATCCAAAGTAGCACGCAAGCGGGTGATATTCGTGTTGTGGCTAAGGTTGGAACGGTGAAATCTCAACCTTTAATTCTTAAAGTTAAATAG
- the gshB gene encoding glutathione synthase: MAIKLGIVMDPISDINIKKDTSFAMLLEAQQRGYEIYYLEMQDLYIETGRAYGNVTALTVNNNPDNWYTFGEQYDWPLAELDVILMRKDPPFDTEYIYATYMLEQAEREGTLIVNKPQSLRDANEKLYTAWFPECCPTTLVSRDAKRIREFYNQHQDVILKPLDGMGGASIFRLKPDDANVGVILETLTEHGTRYAMAQTFIPEIKDGDKRILMINGEPIDYCLARIPAKGETRGNLAAGGRGEARPLSDSDRWIAEQVGPTLKEKGLIFVGLDVIGDKLTEINVTSPTCVQEISKAYDVDITGKLFDCIEEKLQGR, from the coding sequence ATATCAAAAAAGACACCAGCTTCGCCATGTTGCTTGAAGCCCAACAACGCGGCTATGAGATTTATTACCTAGAAATGCAGGATCTCTACATAGAAACAGGCCGCGCATACGGTAACGTCACCGCTTTAACCGTTAACAACAATCCAGATAATTGGTACACATTTGGTGAGCAATATGACTGGCCGCTAGCCGAGCTAGACGTAATTTTGATGCGTAAAGATCCGCCTTTTGATACCGAATATATTTACGCCACCTACATGCTTGAGCAGGCAGAGCGCGAAGGAACATTGATCGTCAACAAACCGCAAAGCTTACGTGATGCTAACGAAAAGCTTTATACCGCATGGTTTCCTGAGTGTTGTCCAACCACCTTGGTATCCCGTGATGCTAAACGTATTCGTGAATTTTACAATCAACATCAAGATGTCATTTTAAAACCGCTGGATGGCATGGGCGGCGCTTCTATTTTTAGGTTAAAACCAGACGATGCAAACGTCGGTGTCATTTTAGAAACGTTAACCGAGCATGGTACACGCTACGCAATGGCGCAAACTTTCATCCCTGAAATCAAAGATGGCGATAAACGAATATTAATGATCAACGGCGAGCCCATAGATTATTGCCTAGCGCGTATTCCAGCGAAAGGTGAAACCCGAGGTAATTTAGCGGCTGGCGGCAGAGGTGAAGCTCGCCCATTGTCTGATTCAGACCGCTGGATCGCGGAGCAAGTGGGCCCAACATTGAAGGAAAAAGGCTTAATCTTTGTTGGTTTAGATGTGATAGGCGATAAATTAACTGAAATTAATGTCACCAGCCCCACCTGTGTTCAAGAGATCAGCAAGGCATATGATGTTGATATTACAGGAAAACTATTTGACTGCATTGAAGAAAAGCTTCAAGGCAGATAA